The DNA region NNNNNNNNNNNNNNNNNNNNNNNNNNNNNNNNNNNNNNNNNNNNNNNNNNNNNNNNNNNNNNNNNNNNNNNNNNNNNNNNNNNNNNNNNNNNNNNNNNNNNNNNNNNNNNNNNNNNNNNNNNNNNNNNNNNNNNNNNNNNNNNNNNNNNNNNNNNNNNNNNNNNNNNNNNNNNNNNNNNNNNNNNNNNNNNNNNNNNNNNNNNNNNNNNNNNNNNNNNNNNNNNNNNNNNNNNNNNNNNNNNNNNNNNNNNNNNNNNNNNNNNNNNNNNNNNNNNNNNNNNNNNNNNNNNNNNNNNNNNNNNNNNNNNNNNNNNNNNNNNNNNNNNNNNNNNNNNNNNNNNNNNNNNNNNNNNNNNNNNNNNNNNNNNNNNNNNNNNNNNNNNNNNNNNNNNNNNNNNNNNNNNNNNNNNNNNNNNNNNNNNNNNNNNNNNNNNNNNNNNNNNNNNNNNNNNNNNNNNNNNNNNNNNNNNNNNNNNNNNNNNNNNNNNNNNNNNNNNNNNNNNNNNNNNNNNNNNNNNNNNNNNNNNNNNNNNNNNNNNNNNNNNNNNNNNNNNNNNNNNNNNNNNNNNNNNNNNNNNNNNNNNNNNNNNNNNNNNNNNNNNNNNNNNNNNNNNNNNNNNNNNNNNNNNNNNNNNNNNNNNNNNNNNNNNNNNNNNNNNNNNNNNNNNNNNNNNNNNNNNNNNNNNNNNNNNNNNNNNNNNNNNNNNNNNNNNNNNNNNNNNNNNNNNNNNNNNNNNNNNNNNNNNNNNNNNNNNNNNNNNNNNNNNNNNNNNNNNNNNNNNNNNNNNNNNNNNNNNNNNNNNNNNNNNNNNNNNNNNNNNNNNNNNNNNNNNNNNNNNNNNNNNNNNNNNNNNNNNNNNNNNNNNNNNNNNNNNNNNNNNNNNNNNNNNNNNNNNNNNNNNNNNNNNNNNNNNNNNNNNNNNNNNNNNNNNNNNNNNNNNNNNNNNNNNNNNNNNNNNNNNNNNNNNNNNNNNNNNNNNNNNNNNNNNNNNNNNNNNNNNNNNNNNNNNNNNNNNNNNNNNNNNNNNNNNNNNNNNNNNNNNNNNNNNNNNNNNNNNNNNNNNNNNNNNNNNNNNNNNNNNNNNNNNNNNNNNNNNNNNNNNNNNNNNNNNNNNNNNNNNNNNNNNNNNNNNNNNNNNNNNNNNNNNNNNNNNNNNNNNNNNNNNNNNNNNNNNNNNNNNNNNNNNNNNNNNNNNNNNNNNNNNNNNNNNNNNNNNNNNNNNNNNNNNNNNNNNNNNNNNNNNNNNNNNNNNNNNNNNNNNNNNNNNNNNNNNNNNNNNNNNNNNNNNNNNNNNNNNNNNNNNNNNNNNNNNNNNNNNNNNNNNNNNNNNNNNNNNNNNNNNNNNNNNNNNNNNNNNNNNNNNNNNNNNNNNNNNNNNNNNNNNNNNNNNNNNNNNNNNNNNNNNNNNNNNNNNNNNNNNNNNNNNNNNNNNNNNNNNNNNNNNNNNNNNNNNNNNNNNNNNNNNNNNNNNNNNNNNNNNNNNNNNNNNNNNNNNNNNNNNNNNNNNNNNNNNNNNNNNNNNNNNNNNNNNNNNNNNNNNNNNNNNNNNNNNNNNNNNNNNNNNNNNNNNNNNNNNNNNNNNNNNNNNNNNNNNNNNNNNNNNNNNNNNNNNNNNNNNNNNNNNNNNNNNNNNNNNNNNNNNNNNNNNNNNNNNNNNNNNNNNNNNNNNNNNNNNNNNNNNNNNNNNNNNNNNNNNNNNNNNNNNNNNNNNNNNNNNNNNNNNNNNNNNNNNNNNNNNNNNNNNNNNNNNNNNNNNNNNNNNNNNNNNNNNNNNNNNNNNNNNNNNNNNNNNNNNNNNNNNNNNNNNNNNNNNNNNNNNNNNNNNNNNNNNNNNNNNNNNNNNNNNNNNNNNNNNNNNNNNNNNNNNNNNNNNNNNNNNNNNNNNNNNNNNNNNNNNNNNNNNNNNNNNNNNNNNNNNNNNNNNNNNNNNNNNNNNNNNNNNNNNNNNNNNNNNNNNNNNNNNNNNNNNNNNNNNNNNNNNNNNNNNNNNNNNNNNNNNNNNNNNNNNNNNNNNNNNNNNNNNNNNNNNNNNNNNNNNNNNNNNNNNNNNNNNNNNNNNNNNNNNNNNNNNNNNNNNNNNNNNNNNNNNNNNNNNNNNNNNNNNNNNNNNNNNNNNNNNNNNNNNNNNNNNNNNNNNNNNNNNNNNNNNNNNNNNNNNNNNNNNNNNNNNNNNNNNNNNNNNNNNNNNNNNNNNNNNNNNNNNNNNNNNNNNNNNNNNNNNNNNNNNNNNNNNNNNNNNNNNNNNNNNNNNNNNNNNNNNNNNNNNNNNNNNNNNNNNNNNNNNNNNNNNNNNNNNNNNNNNNNNNNNNNNNNNNNNNNNNNNNNNNNNNNNNNNNNNNNNNNNNNNNNNNNNNNNNNNNNNNNNNNNNNNNNNNNNNNNNNNNNNNNNNNNNNNNNNNNNNNNNNNNNNNNNNNNNNNNNNNNNNNNNNNNNNNNNNNNNNNNNNNNNNNNNNNNNNNNNNNNNNNNNNNNNNNNNNNNNNNNNNNNNNNNNNNNNNNNNNNNNNNNNNNNNNNNNNNNNNNNNNNNNNNNNNNNNNNNNNNNNNNNNNNNNNNNNNNNNNNNNNNNNNNNNNNNNNNNNNNNNNNNNNNNNNNNNNNNNNNNNNNNNNNNNNNNNNNNNNNNNNNNNNNNNNNNNNNNNNNNNNNNNNNNNNNNNNNNNNNNNNNNNNNNNNNNNNNNNNNNNNNNNNNNNNNNNNNNNNNNNNNNNNNNNNNNNNNNNNNNNNNNNNNNNNNNNNNNNNNNNNNNNNNNNNNNNNNNNNNNNNNNNNNNNNNNNNNNNNNNNNNNNNNNNNNNNNNNNNNNNNNNNNNNNNNNNNNNNNNNNNNNNNNNNNNNNNNNNNNNNNNNNNNNNNNNNNNNNNNNNNNNNNNNNNNNNNNNNNNNNNNNNNNNNNNNNNNNNNNNNNNNNNNNNNNNNNNNNNNNNNNNNNNNNNNNNNNNNNNNNNNNNNNNNNNNNNNNNNNNNNNNNNNNNNNNNNNNNNNNNNNNNNNNNNNNNNNNNNNNNNNNNNNNNNNNNNNNNNNNNNNNNNNNNNNNNNNNNNNNNNNNNNNNNNNNNNNNNNNNNNNNNNNNNNNNNNNNNNNNNNNNNNNNNNNNNNNNNNNNNNNNNNNNNNNNNNNNNNNNNNNNNNNNNNNNNNNNNNNNNNNNNNNNNNNNNNNNNNNNNNNNNNNNNNNNNNNNNNNNNNNNNNNNNNNNNNNNNNNNNNNNNNNNNNNNNNNNNNNNNNNNNNNNNNNNNNNNNNNNNNNNNNNNNNNNNNNNNNNNNNNNNNNNNNNNNNNNNNNNNNNNNNNNNNNNNNNNNNNNNNNNNNNNNNNNNNNNNNNNNNNNNNNNNNNNNNNNNNNNNNNNNNNNNNNNNNNNNNNNNNNNNNNNNNNNNNNNNNNNNNNNNNNNNNNNNNNNNNNNNNNNNNNNNNNNNNNNNNNNNNNNNNNNNNNNNNNNNNNNNNNNNNNNNNNNNNNNNNNNNNNNNNNNNNNNNNNNNNNNNNNNNNNNNNNNNNNNNNNNNNNNNNNNNNNNNNNNNNNNNNNNNNNNNNNNNNNNNNNNNNNNNNNNNNNNNNNNNNNNNNNNNNNNNNNNNNNNNNNNNNNNNNNNNNNNNNNNNNNNNNNNNNNNNNNNNNNNNNNNNNNNNNNNNNNNNNNNNNNNNNNNNNNNNNNNNNNNNNNNNNNNNNNNNNNNNNNNNNNNNNNNNNNNNNNNNNNNNNNNNNNNNNNNNNNNNNNNNNNNNNNNNNNNNNNNNNNNNNNNNNNNNNNNNNNNNNNNNNNNNNNNNNNNNNNNNNNNNNNNNNNNNNNNNNNNNNNNNNNNNNNNNNNNNNNNNNNNNNNNNNNNNNNNNNNNNNNNNNNNNNNNNNNNNNNNNNNNNNNNAGATGTTCAAACTGGAGAATTCGCGTTTACGGCGGTGGAAGCTGGAGACTACATGGCGTGTTTCACTGCTGTTGATCATAAACCTGAGGTTACATTGAGTATTGATTTCGATTGGAGAACTGGTGTTCAGTCTAAGACTTGGAGTAGTGTTGCTAAGAAGAGCCAAGTCGATGTGAGTTTTCATTGCTTTTAATTTGTAACATCTTAAGAAATTGCTATTGGAATGAATAGGGAAAGGTTTGTTTTTGGTGGATAACTTGGGGTTGAGACTAGCTTTTGTATTGTACAACGTTGATTTTATTCTAGTTTCCATGTCTCTTTGATGAATAAAGCTAAGATTTTTAtgcttttgtgttgtgttgtgttgtgttgtgttgtctttgtttgtaCCAAGGTTATGGTGTAGTGTGTTTAAGAAGAGTTGAGTGGAaatgagtttgagttttttatAGTTGAATAATCATATTGTTGGTAACAAACTCATAGCAGAATTTGTGTTGTATAAAGAGTCTCAGAATACAAATGAATAgggaaatatttttgttgagatTGATAACTCTGGTAGCTTTTGTGTTTGATGTTATTCCTTATCTCCATGCTTCTTTGATTATTGAACTAGATTCTTATGCTTctgtgttgtgtttgtttgtatcTAGATTATGGAGTTTGATGTAAAAAGACTGATTGAAACTGTCAACTCGATTCATGAAGAGATGTTTTATCTCAGAGAAAGGTAAAgaaagttctgttttttttttttcatgcttcTGGACTCAAATATCTATCTTTTTATTCCTTGAATTATGAGGACTTGTGCTTATAATGTTTTGTGATGAGTTTTGTCTTCCTCAGGGAGGAAGAGATGCAAAATCTGAACCGGGCTACAAACTCGCAAATGGCATGGTTaagttttttctctcttttcgtaTGCTTAGGAGTTGCTGGAATGCAATTTTTGCATTTGAAGACGTTTTTCGAGAAGAAGAAAGTCATCTAAGATGGTTTTAGGTTAAACAATaccactcttttcttttccctaCTCAAGGAATCTTCTATTCCCCCTGAGTTTTTGTACATTTAGATCTTTGGCTTAAGCATGTACTCTCGGAACTGGAATTTAAATGAATGTGAATGATCACTGAGTTCAACCGAACTGAAGATCACTAGCAATCTTTGTCACACGCCTCGTCATGTACTCATGTCTGGTGTTTTTACGCTCACGTGTTACAAAAGATCCCAACCAAAGGATGAATCTGACTGTTAGGTGTGAGCACTGCTGAAAATGTTATGGATTAGGTAAAATGTTTGAAGAAAATCTTTTAACGAGATAATGACGcagaaattgaaaatattacataaGGGATTCTCAAAATGTTCACAACACACAAGTAGTTAGTTCTAACATTTTCTGAACTCTTAAACAAGACTCCGATGAGTAGAACTAGCTGAAAACTCTTGACAAAGAGTAAATATTGCAGAGCTAGCTACATCTCTGTTCCTATATGAACAAGgagagataaaagagaaataatGTTGACACACCACAAGCTCTACTTCTCTGGAAACAGTCTCAAGCAGAGTTTACTTTGGTGCAGAACTTAAGCACCGGACTTGCTTCGTCTTCCCAGATCAGTTCCAACATAAAAGACTCGCCTACCTTTACGCCTTGAGCTTCACAGAACTGTTTCCACCCTTTTCCAAACCGCATTGTTCCGCATTTTTTTTCCTGATAGAGATCCACCACCCATATTACTCCATCTTGACCCAACAGAGTTATCTTCCTTGGCTTGTTGATGCCATTCACCTTCGTGAAACCACGCGGAAGAAACTGCACAAAAGATATGATTTGAGGCAAAATGGTGTGCACCAATAAACAAAATGTTTGATGGACACTTACCAGTTTAGAGTTATGAAAAGCGGACTGTGTAAGAGTTAATGTCACGAATCGGTTTGGAGTATATGAAGATGAAGCTCTACAATTCAAGCaatacttccttttttttatttccaagcAATCCTGTGAGATGTTCTTGTCTTCAATACTCTCATCCTCACTTTTTTTGGATCTGCTACTGTCATCTCCGCTGCTAGGACTTGAGGATAGGGACTTTacattatcaataccttcagcaTACTCTAATGGAGTTTTGTCACGGTTGGAATCTGCAGGGCACAAAGAAAGAATAGGGTTTTCCCCGGTCTCAACAAGTTTAAACTTGAAGGAGTCTCGAGCTTTTAATCCGTTGTCTTGGCAGAAACTGGTCCAGCCTCGTTTGATAATAGTAAAGCGTTTTGATTCGTAGTGTTTCAAGACTAAAGTCCTTTCTCTTCCCCATTCATTCTTTAAAGTCATCTTATTGCATCCTTTGTCCAGACCATTTGATCTCACAAAACTCCTCCATAAATACTGCAAAACGCCACATCATGTACACGAGTCAGACAGTAgattttgtatatcaatataTACAATCAAGAAAGAAATTTTCAAGTTCCAACGATCCTTTTAGTAATATAGTGGAATATAAATCACAGTTTTGTATTCACCAGTTTATCTTTGTTTAGGCTTGAAGCAGTGACAGATCCCACAAAATAGGAATGGTGTGATGAAGATTCTGATTTTGGTCTATGTTTTGCAAGGTACAAACGCATGACAGGTGGAGCAGATTTTTGGACCAGTTCGAACGTAAACTGTTGACCTTGGCTCATCCCATTTGCATCACAGAATCTTTTCCAACCAGGTCTGGCATAAGTATGCATGCCTGATTTGTTGTATGCCAAATTTAACTTCCATGATCTTCCTTCTTCGTTAAGAAGAACTATCTTCTTACCGCTCATTTTGTCTAGACCGTTTGACCTCTCGAATCTCAGTGGTAAATACTGTAAAATACCGTCACAGAGTTCGATTAATCTTTCTCGTTATTGTAAAACAATACTAAGAGACTGATTGCTTAAAATGTGAATAGAGTTTTTTACCAGTCGATCCTCGTTTAGGCTTGACGCTGTGACATTTGCCACAAAACTAGAATGGTCTGATGAAGACTTTACTTTCTTTCTTGGATTCTTCTTCACTCTTGAACTGTTTCCTgtaattaaaaacaatgaaaatctcAGTTTTGCATCTTTTATACAGAATCTGAGTACAGTTCATAGAGAAAAAGTTTACCAATGTTGGTCTGGTCATCATCCATGTTTTCTACAGAAGCTTTGTATCTCGACTGAGACTTCCTTTTCTTGATCCCCAAGCAATTCTGTGAGATATTCTTGTCTTCATTACTCTCCTCTTCACTTTCTTCGGGCTTCACATCATCAATACCTTCTGAACACTTTGATGGATTCTTTTCACGGTTGGATTCTGCAGGGCACAAAGAAAGAACAGGTTCTTTCCAGGTTCCAACCAGTTTAAACTTGAAGGAATCTCCAGCTTTGATCCTGTTTACTTGACAGAAACTAGACCAGCCTTTTTTGAGATAAGTGGCTGATTTGTAGTGTTTCAAAACTAAATGCCATTTTATTCCCTCTCCATTCTTTAAAACTATCTCACTGCATCTTTTGTCCAGACCATTTGAGATCACAAAGTTCCTTGGAAGATACTGCAAAAACGCCACATTATGCACAAATCAAGACACACTTTTCATATcaataaacaaatcaagaaagaacACTTTTAAGTTCCAATATGCTCCTTTAAGCAATGAGTGTAGTGAAACTATAGTGTGAGTTTCAAAcctgttaccaaaaaaaaaaactatactgTGACATTAAGATAGTGGCATAAAAACCAAAGTTTGTATTCACCAGTAGATCATTTCTTAGGCTTAAAGGATTGACAAATCCCTCAAAACAAGAATTGTCTGATGCAGATTCTGTTTctgatctttgttttggtttaggtttCGCACGGCACAAACGGATGACAGGTGGTGCCGATCTACGGACCAGCTTGAATGTATGTTGTTGACCTTGGCTAATCCCATTTGCAGAGCAGAATCTTCTCCAACCGGATTTAAGATACGTATGCATGCCTGTTTTGTCGTGTTCCAAACCTAACCTCCATGATCTTCCTTCTTCATTGTGAAGATAGATTTTCTTACCGCGCATTTTGTTCAGACCGTTTAACCTCGCAAAAGTAATTGGTATATACTGCAATGCAATCCCATCAGAGAGTTAAACTGATGTATCAAAGACTAACAAAGAGGTTTTTATTTAGATTGTAGAGAAATAATCTAACCTGTCGATCACTGCTTAGGGTCCAAGCTGAGACTTTCGCCACAAAACGAGAATGGTTTGATGAAGACTCCACTTTCTTTCTTGGATTCTTCTTCACTCTTGAACTGTTTCCTGTAATTAGAAACAATGAAAATCTCAGTTTTGCATCTTTTCTACAGAATCTGAGTACAGTTCATAGCTAGACAAAGAGTTTACCAATGTGTGTCTGGTCATCATCCATGTTTTCTACAGAAGCTCTGCATCTCGGCTGGTACTTCCTTTTCTTGATCTCCAAGCATTCCTGTGAgatattcttttcttctttactttcttcAGGATTTACATCATCATCACTACCTTCTGAACACTTTAATGGAGTTTTGGCACGGTTGGGCTCAGCAGGGCACAAAGAAAGAACAGGTTCTTCACAGGTTCCGGACAGTTTAAACTTGAAGGAATCTCCAATTTTGATCCCGTTAAAGTCGCAGAAACTGGTCCAGCCTTTTTTTAGATAAGTAAGGTTGATTGACTTGGTGTGTTTCAATACTAAAGGCCATTTACTTCCCTGTTCATTCTTTAAAATTATCTCACTGCATCTTTTCTCCAGACCATGTAAGCTCACAAAGCTCCTTGGAAGATActgcaagaaaaaaacacttcaaGTTCCAAAAAGTGTGTGAATTTAAAGAACATGGAATAAAAACCAGAGTGTGTATTCACCAGCTGATCATTGCTTAGGCTTGAAGGACTGACAGATCCCTGAAAACAAGAATGGTCTAATGgagattctgattctgattctgatctTTGTTTTGGCCTTGGTTTCGGACGGGACAAACGGATGACAGGCGGTGCAGATCTTCGGACCAGTTTGAATGTATGTTGTTGACCTTGGTTAATCCCATTTGCATCGCAGAATCTTCTCCAACCGGATATGAGATAAGTATGCACGCCTGTTTTGTCGTGTTCCAAACCTAACTTCCATGATCTTCCTTCGTCATTGCGAAGATAGATTTTCTTACCACGCATTTTGTTCAGACCGTTTGACCTCGCGAAAGTAATTGGTATATACTGCAATGCAATCCCATCAGTGAGTTAAACTGATGTATCAAAGACTAACAAAGAGGTTTTCATTTAAACTGTAGGAAACTAATCTAACCTGTCGATCATTGCTTAGGCCCCAAGCTGAGACTTTTGCCACAAAACGAAAAGGGTTTGATGAACACTccattttctttcttgaattcttcttcactcttaaactatttcttgaaactaaaaacaaaccaatcaagAATCTCAGTTTTGCTTATTATTTACAGAGTTTTAGTATATATCATAAATCAAAAGCTTTTACCAATGttggtttcatcatcatcattgatgttgtgagatgatgaagatgtatATTGAATCTCACAGCAACTTGGTCCCAAAGCTGTGACATGAAACACCATCTCTCCTTCGTGTCTGAAAACGACAATGTCGCCAATTCGGAGATCATGTGCAGAGGCAAAATCTTCCCACCCGTCCGTTAATTTCAAACCGTCCATCTTCACTAACCAAGTTATGTCCGACGCATCTGATCTCAGTTTCGGAGTCTTGTTTTGGTGGTTTCTTCCTTCAACGTACTTTGAGAAGAAAGCTATAGGAATGTTCTGCAACAAACatgcaaacaatatatatttaaccaaAATGAACCATTTTTATGATAATGTGagataagagaaaagaaaagagtacgAGGTGAGTGCGGAAGCCTGGAAGAAGAGGCTTGAAGAAATGTGGTTTGATCGGAGAGTAAAGAGATTGATCCGCCATTGTTGAAACACTTCAAGAGAACAAAGCCTCTTATTTCATAAAGGTGATGTGAATATATGAGAGAGGTATCATATTATAAAGacgtttgtcttcttcttcgtcttgcatCTCTGGAGGTTGACATTGATGGTGAACAGTATTGATTTAATGTTTCtggtcacttttttttttcttacagaaACTTTATTGTGTAAATCTAAAGCAAGGTTTTCGACCTCTCCTTCACTATTTGTATTCAATAAAGTTATCTTCCTCTACTTTTTAGAACCGTTGATCTTCGTGAAGAATCTTTAGCACAAGGATCGAGCCAAAGGCTGATAGATAGATAGAACAAGACCAACTTTTGAtactttttttgaaatataaggTGACTGGTGACACTTAATGACAAGAATGGATTATGCCTTGGAAGTGAAGCTATCCCATCTTATACACTGACGTAATTTCGCTACTTTTCAATGCTCTAATAACAGTAAAGTACACTTTTCTATGGAAATACAGTGTTTATTATAAAATACACTTTTCTATGAATAATgtagtttttttataacaatcTTTGCATAGTATTAAATTATACGAAATagttttgttgaattgtataaaACTTCATTTCATTTCGTTTATTGGAAAAAACTAACAACAAGTCGACAATGATGAGTTGAAATTTTACAACTGTTCAACTTTTTCTTGTCTATATCTCTCACCTAACGTCATTAAGAATTTTGAGatgttataattatcttttgtaAGTAAGCCTAAGCCTTACTTCAATTATCATCTGACTACCGAGTAGGGTCCCTTAGTCACATGCTAGTTATTACTACTTTACACTGAATTGACAAATCTGTTGGTTTTACTGCTAATACATCTAATTCTAACCTATATACTTCTTTCCTCtgtatgctctgtttcttgGAAATTTCTTCAGAAAATATAGCTGAGATACTTACTAGTCTACAACGATGAGGGTTTAACGGGTGGATCTCTTACATGCTAGATAAATAGATGGTTTCATACTTCTCATGACACATTAGTAATcgcttcttgtttctttcaaaAACTCTGTTCAAATTAATGGAGGCCTGTGATTTGTTCGGAGTGATCATTACGGTCACAGTTCTCATGCTCTTATCCTCCTCTCCGGTCTTACCTAAATTCAGTCTTGCCTCCCTCACCGTGACAAAGCTCAACAACTCTACCGGAGATCGTAGTTTC from Camelina sativa cultivar DH55 chromosome 3, Cs, whole genome shotgun sequence includes:
- the LOC104776613 gene encoding B3 domain-containing protein REM17-like; this translates as MADQSLYSPIKPHFFKPLLPGFRTHLNIPIAFFSKYVEGRNHQNKTPKLRSDASDITWLVKMDGLKLTDGWEDFASAHDLRIGDIVVFRHEGEMVFHVTALGPSCCEIQYTSSSSHNINDDDETNIVSRNSLRVKKNSRKKMECSSNPFRFVAKVSAWGLSNDRQYIPITFARSNGLNKMRGKKIYLRNDEGRSWKLGLEHDKTGVHTYLISGWRRFCDANGINQGQQHTFKLVRRSAPPVIRLSRPKPRPKQRSESESESPLDHSCFQGSVSPSSLSNDQLYLPRSFVSLHGLEKRCSEIILKNEQGSKWPLVLKHTKSINLTYLKKGWTSFCDFNGIKIGDSFKFKLSGTCEEPVLSLCPAEPNRAKTPLKCSEGSDDDVNPEESKEEKNISQECLEIKKRKYQPRCRASVENMDDDQTHIGNSSRVKKNPRKKVESSSNHSRFVAKVSAWTLSSDRQYIPITFARLNGLNKMRGKKIYLHNEEGRSWRLGLEHDKTGMHTYLKSGWRRFCSANGISQGQQHTFKLVRRSAPPVIRLCRAKPKPKQRSETESASDNSCFEGFVNPLSLRNDLLYLPRNFVISNGLDKRCSEIVLKNGEGIKWHLVLKHYKSATYLKKGWSSFCQVNRIKAGDSFKFKLVGTWKEPVLSLCPAESNREKNPSKCSEGIDDVKPEESEEESNEDKNISQNCLGIKKRKSQSRYKASVENMDDDQTNIGNSSRVKKNPRKKVKSSSDHSSFVANVTASSLNEDRLYLPLRFERSNGLDKMSGKKIVLLNEEGRSWKLNLAYNKSGMHTYARPGWKRFCDANGMSQGQQFTFELVQKSAPPVMRLYLAKHRPKSESSSHHSYFVGSVTASSLNKDKLYLWRSFVRSNGLDKGCNKMTLKNEWGRERTLVLKHYESKRFTIIKRGWTSFCQDNGLKARDSFKFKLVETGENPILSLCPADSNRDKTPLEYAEGIDNVKSLSSSPSSGDDSSRSKKSEDESIEDKNISQDCLEIKKRKYCLNCRASSSYTPNRFVTLTLTQSAFHNSKLFLPRGFTKVNGINKPRKITLLGQDGVIWVVDLYQEKKCGTMRFGKGWKQFCEAQGVKVGESFMLELIWEDEASPVLKFCTKVNSA
- the LOC104776612 gene encoding transmembrane emp24 domain-containing protein p24delta9-like, which translates into the protein MACFTAVDHKPEVTLSIDFDWRTGVQSKTWSSVAKKSQVDIMEFDVKRLIETVNSIHEEMFYLREREEEMQNLNRATNSQMAWLSFFSLFVCLGVAGMQFLHLKTFFEKKKVI